GCTACTTTGACGGGAGCGACCATGCCGGTCACCGTGCTGCAACTTTGATGCTTCCGTACATCCGCGACATCGAGTGGATTATCACGGAAAGCGAAACGGAAGCGCTTATTCTCGAAGCGAACTTGATTCGCAAGCATACGCCCAAGTACAACGTGCTCCTGAAAGACGACAAGCACTTTCCGTATTTGGCGTTCTCCGTGAATGAACCGTTCCCGCGGCTGTTCCTGAGCCGTTCCGTGAAAAAAGACGGCTGCTTGTATTACGGCCCTTACATGAGTTCCCGCATGATCCGCCAATTGCAGGATATCGCTGCGCGTTTGTTCAAAATTCGCGAATGCAAATTGAAGTTGCCTTTGAATCGCCCTGTGCGGCCTTGCCTCAATTACCACATCGGTCGTTGCGAAGCGCCATGTGCAGGTCTTGTGACTCGCGAAGAGTATAGCAAAAAAGTGGCACAGACACAAATGCTCTTGGGCGGTAAACGCGATGACCTGATAGAACTTTGGGAACGCGAAATGTTCGAAGCGAGCGAACGCATGGATTTCGAAACCGCGGCGAAAAAGCGCGATGCTATTCAGGCGCTCAAGGCGACGAGTGCGCACCAGAAAACTGATGTGTCCGATGCAAGCCTCAGCATGGATGTGATTTCGCTGAAGCGTAATGGTACGATGGCTGCTGCCGTGATTTTCGAATACCGTAACGGTGTGCTTTGTGGGCGCCGCCACTACCGCCTGGAATGCAAACTCGAAGACGACGAGACTGAAATTTTCAGCCAGATGGTGGTGCAGTGGTACATGGACGTGGAATTTATTCCTGGCGAAATTGCGACGGATGTGCCCTTGCCCGAAGACTTGGCGGAGCGCGAATCGATGGAACAGGCACTTGCCTCGAAGACGAATCACAAGGTGGTGTTGACGAATCCGCAGCGTGGCGAGAAACTCGGGTTCCTGAAACTTGCCGCTGCGAATGCCGACATGATTCTTGTGGAAATGCGTGCCGAAGTGCAGAAATATAGCGAAATCGATTCGAGCGTTTTTGAACTGCAAAAAGTTTTGGGTTTAAAGAAGACTCCGTTCCGCATCGAATGCGTGGATATTTCTCATTTGTCTGGAACGAACACCGTGGCAAGTTTGGTTGCGTTCAAGAACGGTCGCCCCGACAAGAGCAATTACCGCAAGTTTATTATCAAGACCGTAACAGGTGTTGACGATTTTGCGAGCATGCGCGAAGTGATGACTCGCCGCATCCGGCGTTTGGAAGACGAGGGAATTCCGATGCCCGATTTGTGGGTGTGCGATGGTGGTAAAGGTCAGGTCGATGCTACGATGCAAATTCTAAAGGAACTCGGTCACGATAAGGATTTGCCTTTGATCGGGCTTGCGAAACGCTTGGAAGAAATCGTGTTTCCCGATGACCGCCCGAGTATTGTGCTGCACCGCACTAGCCCCGCGCTGAAGCTTTTGCAGAACGCCCGTGACGAGGCGCACCGATTCGCCATTACGTACCAGCGCAGCAAACGCAAGAAAGACCTTGAAGTCGAATGGCTCAAGATGCC
This DNA window, taken from Fibrobacter succinogenes, encodes the following:
- the uvrC gene encoding excinuclease ABC subunit UvrC, with protein sequence MIPVSEHIERRLAELPLLPGVYIMKNAQGKIIYIGKAKVLKNRVSSYFDGSDHAGHRAATLMLPYIRDIEWIITESETEALILEANLIRKHTPKYNVLLKDDKHFPYLAFSVNEPFPRLFLSRSVKKDGCLYYGPYMSSRMIRQLQDIAARLFKIRECKLKLPLNRPVRPCLNYHIGRCEAPCAGLVTREEYSKKVAQTQMLLGGKRDDLIELWEREMFEASERMDFETAAKKRDAIQALKATSAHQKTDVSDASLSMDVISLKRNGTMAAAVIFEYRNGVLCGRRHYRLECKLEDDETEIFSQMVVQWYMDVEFIPGEIATDVPLPEDLAERESMEQALASKTNHKVVLTNPQRGEKLGFLKLAAANADMILVEMRAEVQKYSEIDSSVFELQKVLGLKKTPFRIECVDISHLSGTNTVASLVAFKNGRPDKSNYRKFIIKTVTGVDDFASMREVMTRRIRRLEDEGIPMPDLWVCDGGKGQVDATMQILKELGHDKDLPLIGLAKRLEEIVFPDDRPSIVLHRTSPALKLLQNARDEAHRFAITYQRSKRKKDLEVEWLKMPGVGHETRIKILSKYKSAEAFMDAPLEDITDLLGKVRGTKLREQVAEYCAAGTPEETETAEDAE